The nucleotide sequence CCGCTTGGGCAAGGCGATGTCGACGTGCGGCAGTATTTGATCACGCTGAAGGAAATCGGATACGACGGTCCGCTGACGATCGAACGTGAGATTCCCGAAGACCCCGAACGTCAGCGGGCCGAAATCGGCGCGGCGATCGACCTGCTGACAAAGTTGCGCCAGGAAATTCTGTAGCCGTCCACGCGGCCGGCGGGTTGACCGTTACCAGACCAGCGGCTGGTCGGATTCGGTCATGCGACCGGCCGGACGAATCCCGCTGCCTTTGTGACCGGTCAGTTTGTCGCCAAGGTCATCGCGAACGGCCTGGGCGGCCCGCTGCAACTGGGCGACGACATCCGGATGGTCTTCGATCACGTTGTTGGTTTCGCCGACATCGGAATCCAAGTCGTACAATTCCAACCCGCTTTTGCGCGACGAATAAGCGTTCGGGAAACCGCCGGTTCCGCCGGGCTTTCCCGCCATCGTGCGATAGTTGTGGGGGAACACCAACTTGAATCGTTCGTTGCGGATCGCTTGCAGTTCGCCGCCCTTGTAATAGCAGGGGTAATACTGGTGCGGTGACTGATCGCTGGTTCCCGTCATCAAGCCCTGGATGTCTTTGCCGTCGATTTTGTGGTCGGGCAATTCGGCACCAATCATCGCGGCCACGGTTGGCAACAAGTCGACGGTGGCGGCCAATTGTTCGCACGTGGTGCCACCGGGAATCGTACCGGGCATCCGCATCACAGTGGGTTCGCGATAGCCGCCTTCCCACATCGTGCCCTTGCCTTCACGCAGCGGACCGGCGGTGCCGGCGTGATCGCCATAGGACAACCAGGGGCCGTTGTCGGACGTGAACACAATCAGCGTGTTTTCGGTCTGGCCGATGGATTCGACGGCTTCCATGATCTGGCCGACCGACCAGTCGACTTCCATCACCACGTCGCCGAACAGGCCGGCGCCGCTTTTGCCTTTGAAGTCGTCGGAAACATACAGCGGCACGTGCACCATCGGGTGCGGCAGGTAAACAAAGAATCCGTTGTCGCGTTCACGCCGGATGAATTCGACGGCACGTTGCGTGAAGGCTTGGGTGAATGTTTCTTGGTCGGCCGGCTGGACGTCGGCGTTGACAACGCGGACGCCCGATTCGGCGGTACCTTCTAGCAGTGGCAGCGGTGGCCAATTGCTTTTGGCGTTGGGGTTTTTCTTTCGCTTTTCAACAACGGCCGGGTGCAGCGGCCACATGTCGTTGCTGTAGGGAATTCCAAAGTATTCGTCGAACCCGTGTTGGACCGGCAGGAACTTGTGGTGATGTCCCAAGTGCCATTTCCCAAAGCAGGCGGTGTCGTAGCCTTGCGACTTGCAGATTTCCGCCAACGTGACTTCGTCGGCGTTGATGCCGATTTTGGACGCCGGCCCGAGTGCCCCCGCAATGCCGATCCGACGGTGCAGGCACCCGGTCATGATGGCCGAACGCGATGCCGAACAGACCGCCGATGAGACGACGAAATCGGTGAAGCGGCGACCCTCGGCGGCCATCCGATCCAAGTTCGGTGTCGGGTAATCGGTGGCACCAAACGGTCCGATGTCGCCATAGCCCATGTCGTCGATAAAGATCACCACCACGTTGGTCGGGGCATCAGCCGCGGTCGATGGCGGGGCTGCGACAAACGTGCAGGTCAAAATCCAGGCGGCCAGACAAACCGACCGGGCAATTCCGAATGGGGGACGGGCGAAAATGGAAGCGGTCATGGTGGGAAAGTTACCTCAGCGGAGAGATGCGGGAGGGCGAAGGCCATCCGAGGCGGGCGGGAAGTCGTCAGTGTATCCGCTGTCCCGAGAGCACGCGAAATTCGGGCGAGGCGAGCCGGCGCGGCCAAATGGGCCGTGTTCGATGGATCGGGCAACGGCGCTTCGTTTCTCGCACCGTACACGAGTCGACGTTCAACCAGTATCTTGGCCCGCAATGCAACTTCGAAACTTCGACGCCGGGTGTCTGTCGTGGCGGCAGTCCTGCGGAGCGATGGCAGCTTGGGCGGTTCCCTGAGAACCCGCGAGCGTGATCGACGACCGAGGACTGAGACGGGCCGAATGAGGGGTCGAATTGGTAACCACAAGGCGTGTTGGAATGAATCAGCTAGTCAGGATCCTGTTGGGGATCGTTTTTGTCGGGTCGCTTAGTTTGGCGGGCCTGCCGGTGCGCGACGCCGTCGCCCAGGAAGCTACGGCCCAGGCCGCCGAGACGGGCGAAACTCCGGAAACCGCAGCGGCCGAAACCGCGGTTGATCTGCAGGATTTGCAGGCCCAAGTCGAATCCGCCGCATTGGCCGGTCACAACGCATGGATGTTGACCAGTTGCGCGCTGGTCCTGTTCATGACCGCCCCCGGGCTGGCGATGTTCTACGGCGGGTTGGTCCGTCGCAAGAACGTGCTGAGCGTGATCATGCAGTGCATTTTCTTGATGGGCATGATGACCGTGCTGTGGGCCTTGGTCGGCTATTCGCTGGCGTTCGGCGGCGATGGTGCGTGGATTGGAAACCTGGATCACGTTTTCATGAACGGCGTCCAGCGGTTCTGGAATCCCGAGACCGGTGCACCGGAAACGCCGATGTTTTCGCCGGAGTTGCCGTTGCTGACACACATGTTGTTCCAGGGCATGTTCTTCATCATCACACCGGCACTGATTTGTGGTGCGTTCGCCGAACGGATGAAGTTCGGTGCGATGGTGGTGTACTCGATCGTGTGGGGGCTGTTGATCTATTGCCCGCTTTGCCACTGGGTTTGGGACGGTGGCATTTTGGCGTTCGGTTCGGACGTGGGAATCGCCGGCGGTGCGTTGGACTTTGCCGGCGGGACGGTCGTTCACATTTCCAGCGGCGTCAGTGCATTGGTGGCCGCAATGTTGATCGGACCGCGGATGGGTTATCCCCGCGAACCGCTGCAGCCACACAACCTGACCTACACCGCCCTGGGCGCGGCGATGCTGTGGTTCGGATGGTTCGGCTTCAACGCGGGCAGCGAATTGTTGTCCGATGAATTGACCAGCAGTGCGTTCGCCGTGACTCACTTTTCGGCTGCCGCCGGTGCCGTCGCTTGGGCTGTTGCCGAATGGTCGGTTTTGGGTAAGCCGACCGTGCTGGGGGCCAGCAGTGGCGCCGTCGCGGGCTTGGTCTGCATCACGCCAGCGGCCGGCTTTGTCCAGCCCATGCCGGCGCTGCTCATGGGGGCCTGTGCCGGATTGGTCTGCTACTGGGCCTGTTCCAAACTGAAGCACATGATCGGCTATGACGATGCGTTGGACGCGTTCGGCGTGCACGGTGTCGGCGGAACGCTGGGCGCCGTCTTGACGGGCGTCTTTGCCAGTCGTGCATGCTGGGACGTGGCCGAGGGTGAAGCGATCGGCCTGATCGAATCCGGCGGCGACTTCACATTGTTGATCGGCCAAATCGTGGCCGTGCTGATCACGTTTGTCTTCGCCGGCGTTGGCAGTTTGATTCTGTTGAAGCTGATCGATGCGGTCATCGGATTGCGTGTGTCTGCCGAAAGCGAACAACGCGGCCTGGACATCATCGACCACGGTGAAGAAGGCTACACGTTCGCCTAAATCGTGCGATGACGCCCTCGTGTGTCGTTCGGGGGCGTCGAACACCCGTTGCAAATATCGACGCCGAACGAAGGTTACTTTCGTTCGGCGTCGTTGCATTTGGGGCCAGGCCGTTGGCACGTTCGACATGCCGCATGGCATGATGACACGCGGCGGTCAGTCCAATCGGAATCGCAGGCCGGCCGCCGTGGTGACGATCATCAACACCGCCGCGGTACGAAGGGCAAACGCGACATCCGTCTGTTCGGCGACGAAACCCCACAGGATGGAACCCAGTGTCATCGATAGCGCCAGCATCGTCAGATAGCTGCCCATCCCGCGGGCCCGCATCCGTTGCGGCAAAGTGATCTGTGCCGTGGTGTTCAGCGACGTCAGTGTCATCATCCAACAACTGCCCAACAACAGCATCACTGGGACCACCGTGGTCACCGAGCGGACCTGCGAAAGACACCACAAACCGACCGCAAACCCGGTCATCGCCACGGCAACGGTCTTGTCACGTCCCAAGCGATGATCGATTCGCGGCAGCACGCCCGCGGCGGCAACTGCGCCGGCACCGATCAGCCCGTACAACATGCCGAACCCGCCGGCATCCCAGCCCAATTGCTGGCTGACCACCAGCGGCAATAGCGACCACATCACGCTGGCCGGCAAGACGAACAGAAAGACGCTGGCCAGCACGTTTCGCATCCGAACCTTGCGCATGATGTACCGGATGCCGTGACGCACCGACAATGCGAACGACTGGCCACGCGACGACTCGGTCCCGCGACGTTGCCAAAGCAACAGCACGACGATCACGCCGGCAAACGAAGCGGCATTCATGGCAAACGCGATCCAAACGCCCAGGCTGGCGATCAGCAATCCGCCCACCGCCGGACCGACGGCCCGCGCCAAATTGAAACTGATACTTCCCAGCGCGACCGCACGCGACAATTGGTTGCGTGGTACCAGTTCCGGGACCGACGCTTGCCAGGTGGGGATGTGCAACACCATGCCCAGCCCGATCAAGAACGTCAGCGCCAACAATCCCCAGGCGGAAATCAGATCCGCTGCGGTCAACATCGACAACGTCGTGGCGATCAACAGCAAACTGATCTGGGTCACTAACAACAGTCGTCGGCGATCGATTCGGTCGGCCAATGCACCGGCGGGAAACGCCAAAAAGACGATCGGTAATGACATCGCCGTTCGGACCGCGGCAACCATCTGAGGTTCGGGGGCCAAGTGCGTCATCAGCCACCCTGCCCCGACTTCGTGAATCCAAGTGCCCAAGTTGGATGCGATCGACGCGAACCAAAACGCACGAAACAACCGAATGCGCAGCGGCGCCCACGGGCTGATGCGAACCGCCGGTGCAATCGTGCTGGTGGACAAAAGGTTCCTGGTTGGGCTAGTGGTTCAAGTGTTAGGGGGCGAAACTTTCGCCGGTCGCGCCGCCGTCATGTTAGCGCTTTGACACCCCGTTGGGACCCGTGAATGTGGATTCGGGTTCGCCGTCCGCCGTCGTCGTCGCCAACGGCAATTCAAACGCCCTCACGCCGTCTGCGATGGCCCCTCACGCCGTCTGCGACGGGCCCTCACGCAAGCTGCGGCGATACTGTGCAGGCGTCATGCCACAGGACGCCCGAAACACCTGGATAAAGTAGGACGCGGTGCGGTACCCCACCGCTTCGGCCACCTCGGGGATGGCGATGTTGGTTTCGGTCAAGAACTGTTTGGCTCGTTCCAGCCGCACCCGTTGCAGTTCTTGATGCATGGTGCGTCCCACCGAATCCTGGAATCGGATCTCCAGATTGCGTCGTGACAGGTCGACGTGCCTGACGACATTATCCACCTGGATGGGATCGATCGCGTGATCGTGGATGTAACGCAAGGCCATCGCCACTTCCGCATCATCCAGCGAAATGATGTCGCTCGATCGCCGGGTCACCACATGCAAAGGCTCTGCCACCAATCGACGTGGTTTTCGCCAACGCCGACGCATCATCCGATCCAATAGCTGCGCCGCTCGATAGCCCACGCCTTCGGCGTTCAACGCAACGCTGGACAACGGTGGGTCGGCCAATTCGCAGATCAGTTCGTCGTTGTCCACGCCGACGACCGCCAACTCCTCCGGAACGCGAATGCCCGCCGACTGACAGGCCTCCAAGACTTCGCGGCCCCGGTCGTCGTTGCATGTCATCACGCCGATCGGTTTGGGCAAACCTTCCAACCAGCGAATCAGCCGCGGGTGTTCGCGTTCCCATCGACGGGCCGCCGCTTGCCGTGGCGACCGGTAGACCGTGACGTCAAAGCCGGCGGTTTTGATCGCCTGGACAAAGGCCGTTTCACGCCGGTCGCTCCAGACGCGTTCGGCGATTCCGACAAACGCAAACTGACGAAACCCACGCTGCATCAAATGGGCGGCCGCCATTCGAGCCGCGCTGGCCGAATCGGACGCAACCTCGCTTAACTGTGACAGCGGATGATCGGGGCGCAACTGTTCTTCCGTCAAATCCAACGCGATGGTCGGCAGTTTCGATTCCAAGATCGCATCAG is from Crateriforma conspicua and encodes:
- a CDS encoding sulfatase family protein; amino-acid sequence: MTASIFARPPFGIARSVCLAAWILTCTFVAAPPSTAADAPTNVVVIFIDDMGYGDIGPFGATDYPTPNLDRMAAEGRRFTDFVVSSAVCSASRSAIMTGCLHRRIGIAGALGPASKIGINADEVTLAEICKSQGYDTACFGKWHLGHHHKFLPVQHGFDEYFGIPYSNDMWPLHPAVVEKRKKNPNAKSNWPPLPLLEGTAESGVRVVNADVQPADQETFTQAFTQRAVEFIRRERDNGFFVYLPHPMVHVPLYVSDDFKGKSGAGLFGDVVMEVDWSVGQIMEAVESIGQTENTLIVFTSDNGPWLSYGDHAGTAGPLREGKGTMWEGGYREPTVMRMPGTIPGGTTCEQLAATVDLLPTVAAMIGAELPDHKIDGKDIQGLMTGTSDQSPHQYYPCYYKGGELQAIRNERFKLVFPHNYRTMAGKPGGTGGFPNAYSSRKSGLELYDLDSDVGETNNVIEDHPDVVAQLQRAAQAVRDDLGDKLTGHKGSGIRPAGRMTESDQPLVW
- a CDS encoding ammonium transporter yields the protein MNQLVRILLGIVFVGSLSLAGLPVRDAVAQEATAQAAETGETPETAAAETAVDLQDLQAQVESAALAGHNAWMLTSCALVLFMTAPGLAMFYGGLVRRKNVLSVIMQCIFLMGMMTVLWALVGYSLAFGGDGAWIGNLDHVFMNGVQRFWNPETGAPETPMFSPELPLLTHMLFQGMFFIITPALICGAFAERMKFGAMVVYSIVWGLLIYCPLCHWVWDGGILAFGSDVGIAGGALDFAGGTVVHISSGVSALVAAMLIGPRMGYPREPLQPHNLTYTALGAAMLWFGWFGFNAGSELLSDELTSSAFAVTHFSAAAGAVAWAVAEWSVLGKPTVLGASSGAVAGLVCITPAAGFVQPMPALLMGACAGLVCYWACSKLKHMIGYDDALDAFGVHGVGGTLGAVLTGVFASRACWDVAEGEAIGLIESGGDFTLLIGQIVAVLITFVFAGVGSLILLKLIDAVIGLRVSAESEQRGLDIIDHGEEGYTFA
- a CDS encoding MFS transporter; this encodes MSTSTIAPAVRISPWAPLRIRLFRAFWFASIASNLGTWIHEVGAGWLMTHLAPEPQMVAAVRTAMSLPIVFLAFPAGALADRIDRRRLLLVTQISLLLIATTLSMLTAADLISAWGLLALTFLIGLGMVLHIPTWQASVPELVPRNQLSRAVALGSISFNLARAVGPAVGGLLIASLGVWIAFAMNAASFAGVIVVLLLWQRRGTESSRGQSFALSVRHGIRYIMRKVRMRNVLASVFLFVLPASVMWSLLPLVVSQQLGWDAGGFGMLYGLIGAGAVAAAGVLPRIDHRLGRDKTVAVAMTGFAVGLWCLSQVRSVTTVVPVMLLLGSCWMMTLTSLNTTAQITLPQRMRARGMGSYLTMLALSMTLGSILWGFVAEQTDVAFALRTAAVLMIVTTAAGLRFRLD
- a CDS encoding AraC family transcriptional regulator, which gives rise to MDQVPKVALLIETARGYGRQMLRGIVKYARLHGPWGFYVTPGDFEQAVPKMRQWGGTGIIARIATPRIADAILESKLPTIALDLTEEQLRPDHPLSQLSEVASDSASAARMAAAHLMQRGFRQFAFVGIAERVWSDRRETAFVQAIKTAGFDVTVYRSPRQAAARRWEREHPRLIRWLEGLPKPIGVMTCNDDRGREVLEACQSAGIRVPEELAVVGVDNDELICELADPPLSSVALNAEGVGYRAAQLLDRMMRRRWRKPRRLVAEPLHVVTRRSSDIISLDDAEVAMALRYIHDHAIDPIQVDNVVRHVDLSRRNLEIRFQDSVGRTMHQELQRVRLERAKQFLTETNIAIPEVAEAVGYRTASYFIQVFRASCGMTPAQYRRSLREGPSQTA